One part of the Symbiobacterium terraclitae genome encodes these proteins:
- a CDS encoding YcnI family protein — MKKAVAAGIVAALSLFFVPGLAGAHATVQPRVVTAGSYEVFVLRVPNEKEVPTVEVRVEVPEGFAVSRVKPVPGWNYEFTRGADGRTVTAITWSGGKILDGEFQDFEFQGKTHATPGRYAWRVYQTYEGGEVVAWAGASDSNTPASFMEVRAGEAVTDAHGQEQAPPAPTAPAPAPAPAADPAAAQAPAAAASPLTTGAAYGGLVLGAAALVLSLRRR; from the coding sequence TTGAAGAAAGCTGTTGCTGCGGGCATCGTCGCGGCCCTCTCCCTCTTCTTCGTGCCCGGGCTGGCCGGCGCCCACGCCACCGTGCAGCCCAGGGTCGTGACCGCCGGCAGCTACGAGGTGTTCGTGCTCCGGGTGCCCAACGAGAAGGAGGTCCCCACCGTCGAGGTCAGGGTGGAGGTGCCCGAGGGGTTCGCCGTCTCCCGGGTCAAGCCGGTGCCCGGCTGGAACTATGAGTTCACCCGGGGCGCCGACGGCAGGACCGTGACCGCGATCACCTGGTCGGGCGGCAAGATCCTGGACGGCGAGTTCCAGGACTTCGAGTTCCAGGGCAAGACCCACGCCACCCCCGGCCGGTACGCCTGGCGGGTCTACCAGACCTACGAGGGCGGCGAGGTGGTCGCCTGGGCGGGCGCCTCGGACTCCAACACCCCCGCCTCCTTCATGGAGGTGAGGGCCGGCGAGGCCGTGACAGACGCCCACGGCCAGGAGCAGGCGCCGCCTGCGCCCACGGCGCCCGCTCCGGCTCCCGCTCCTGCCGCTGATCCCGCTGCCGCCCAGGCGCCCGCCGCGGCCGCCAGCCCGCTCACCACCGGTGCCGCTTACGGCGGGCTGGTCCTGGGCGCAGCCGCCCTGGTCCTCTCCCTCCGCAGGAGGTAG
- a CDS encoding glycoside hydrolase family 130 protein, producing MIKLERLSDRPILEPNPAHEWERAAVFNTAAIYDNGLFHLLYRATDIGCHARYGRYMNSIGYAVSSDGVHFSRLDRPVMAPGEHIQELRGPEDGRLVKIGDTYHLTYTGFSDRFEGDYRICRATSKNLITWERHGVVLDEPNKNASLFPEKVGGRYCLLHRRYPDIWIAFSDDLVTWTDHRKVLSPIPGTWQDARVGIAGPPIRTRQGWVLIYHAARKADNSYRLGIALLDAADPSVVLARQAEPIIEPELEWERVGFVPNVIFSNGHALRGDDLYVYYGGADTVIGVAAVRYSDLRF from the coding sequence ATGATCAAGCTGGAGCGACTCTCTGACCGGCCGATCCTGGAGCCCAACCCCGCCCACGAATGGGAGCGGGCGGCGGTCTTCAACACGGCCGCCATCTACGACAACGGGCTCTTCCACCTGCTCTACCGGGCCACGGACATCGGCTGCCACGCCCGCTACGGCCGCTACATGAACAGCATCGGCTACGCCGTCTCCTCCGACGGCGTCCACTTCAGCCGCCTCGACCGGCCGGTGATGGCCCCGGGCGAGCACATCCAGGAGCTGCGGGGGCCGGAGGACGGCCGGCTGGTGAAGATCGGCGACACCTACCACCTGACCTACACCGGCTTCTCCGACCGGTTCGAGGGCGACTACCGCATCTGCCGCGCCACGTCAAAGAACCTGATCACCTGGGAGCGGCACGGCGTGGTGCTGGATGAGCCCAACAAGAACGCCTCGCTCTTCCCCGAGAAGGTGGGCGGGCGCTACTGCCTGCTCCACCGCCGGTACCCGGACATCTGGATCGCCTTCTCCGACGACCTCGTCACCTGGACCGACCACCGGAAGGTCCTCTCACCCATCCCGGGCACCTGGCAGGACGCCCGGGTGGGCATCGCCGGCCCGCCCATCAGGACCCGGCAGGGGTGGGTGCTGATCTACCACGCCGCCCGGAAGGCCGACAACTCCTACCGGCTGGGCATCGCCCTGCTGGACGCCGCCGACCCCTCGGTGGTGCTGGCCCGCCAGGCCGAGCCGATCATCGAGCCGGAGCTGGAGTGGGAGCGGGTGGGCTTCGTACCCAACGTGATCTTCTCCAACGGCCACGCCCTGCGGGGCGACGACCTCTACGTGTACTACGGCGGCGCCGACACCGTGATCGGCGTGGCGGCCGTGCGGTACTCGGACCTGCGGTTCTGA
- a CDS encoding copper resistance protein CopC, with protein sequence MKRLVLILAAVAALIVTPGRAGAHAELVGSGPPNGAVLREPPTAVEVRFSEPVTAAFTAIQVRDSAGVRVDAGDGRVDPQDPTRLVAGLRPLGEGLYTISYRVTSLDGHVVQGTLAFSVGTAPPPAEAAGGAGAPGVSLPAGLLHGLTQWLSLLLAGLPAFLLLVWTPVAGVRRLPGSLRLVGDVLSSLLILSGLGELGLYAVQASGEPLSAGLLLNAATGTRTGQLWLVRSALGLLAGSILTYAGRLGGPLTRALALLPGAGLLLTLSLQSHAMATRQWLPVAADFVHLLAAAAWAGGLAGFALTLPSLGPAERRALLDPVIRRFTPVAAAAVLLLAGTGAYGALLHVPGPEAVTTTTYGRTLATKLALLVPVLALGALNMVRRGHGRFGRAVWAELALLVAIVAATGFLTSMPPARAEIRARSGPFSSLVHLQPLALRLKITPARIGMNTPTVEVAEHDGTPISGASVGLRVRERDHDIGLHSVEARETEPGVYVADPIIFGMPGDWEVEVVVLTRAGQEVRYTFVVSVP encoded by the coding sequence GTGAAGCGCCTGGTGCTGATCCTGGCCGCGGTGGCCGCCCTCATCGTGACGCCGGGCCGGGCCGGGGCGCACGCCGAGCTGGTGGGCAGCGGCCCCCCCAACGGGGCGGTGCTGCGCGAGCCCCCCACGGCGGTGGAGGTCCGGTTCAGCGAGCCGGTCACCGCGGCGTTCACGGCCATCCAGGTGCGCGACAGCGCCGGCGTCCGCGTGGACGCCGGCGACGGGCGCGTGGATCCGCAGGACCCGACGAGGCTCGTGGCGGGACTGAGACCGCTCGGCGAGGGGCTGTATACGATCAGCTACCGCGTGACCTCGCTGGACGGCCACGTGGTCCAGGGGACGCTGGCCTTCTCCGTGGGCACGGCGCCGCCCCCGGCGGAGGCAGCCGGCGGCGCAGGCGCACCGGGCGTCTCGCTTCCGGCCGGCCTGCTCCACGGCCTGACGCAGTGGCTCTCGCTCCTCCTGGCCGGCCTGCCGGCATTCCTCCTGCTGGTCTGGACGCCGGTGGCCGGCGTGCGGCGACTGCCCGGGTCGCTGCGGCTGGTGGGCGACGTGCTGAGCAGCCTCCTGATCCTCTCGGGCCTCGGCGAACTGGGCCTGTACGCCGTGCAGGCCTCCGGCGAGCCGCTCTCGGCCGGACTGCTGCTCAACGCAGCCACCGGCACCCGCACGGGGCAGCTCTGGCTGGTGCGCTCGGCCCTGGGCCTGCTCGCCGGGAGCATCCTGACCTACGCCGGGCGGCTCGGCGGCCCCCTGACCCGGGCGCTCGCCCTGCTGCCCGGCGCCGGCCTGCTGCTCACCCTCAGCCTGCAGAGCCACGCCATGGCCACGCGGCAGTGGCTTCCCGTGGCGGCCGATTTCGTCCATCTGCTCGCCGCGGCGGCCTGGGCGGGCGGTCTCGCCGGGTTCGCCCTGACGCTGCCGTCGCTCGGCCCAGCGGAGCGGCGGGCGCTCCTCGACCCGGTCATCCGCCGGTTCACGCCGGTCGCCGCCGCCGCCGTCCTGCTGCTGGCGGGCACCGGAGCCTACGGCGCCCTGCTGCACGTGCCGGGCCCCGAGGCCGTCACGACCACCACCTACGGCAGAACGCTGGCCACCAAGCTGGCCCTGCTGGTGCCGGTCCTCGCCCTGGGGGCGCTCAACATGGTGCGCCGGGGACACGGCCGGTTCGGCCGGGCGGTCTGGGCGGAGCTGGCGCTGCTGGTCGCCATCGTGGCGGCCACCGGCTTCCTCACCAGCATGCCGCCGGCCAGGGCCGAGATCCGTGCCCGGTCCGGCCCCTTCTCCTCGCTGGTGCACCTGCAGCCCCTGGCGCTGCGGCTGAAGATCACACCTGCCCGCATTGGGATGAACACGCCCACGGTCGAGGTCGCCGAGCACGACGGCACGCCCATCTCCGGGGCGAGCGTGGGCCTGCGGGTCCGGGAGCGGGATCACGACATCGGCCTGCACTCCGTCGAGGCCAGGGAGACGGAGCCGGGCGTCTACGTGGCCGACCCCATCATCTTCGGGATGCCCGGCGACTGGGAGGTCGAGGTCGTGGTCCTCACCCGGGCCGGGCAGGAGGTCCGGTACACGTTCGTGGTGAGCGTGCCCTAG
- a CDS encoding 2-oxoacid:ferredoxin oxidoreductase subunit beta gives MAVTMADFRTSEKSWWCPGCGDFGVLAALQKALVELGIEPEKVAVVSGIGCSGKIGNYINSYNLHTVHGRALAAAQGLKLANRELTVIAAGGDGDGFAIGMGHYMHALRRNVDITYIVMDNMIYGLTKGQTSPTSEHGFQTKSTPAGNVERTVNQLQLAIASGCGFVANGFSANQKQLVEIIKRAIQHPGFALVNTYSPCVTFNKQNTFDFFKQHLTNLDEDPTYDRHDRFAAMKKLMETEELVTGIVYEDPNSVRYEDRVAGYPAEGIVNRDWSVDPAVWQKLVDQYK, from the coding sequence ATGGCAGTTACCATGGCGGATTTCCGGACTTCGGAGAAGTCCTGGTGGTGCCCGGGCTGCGGCGACTTCGGCGTGCTGGCGGCCCTGCAGAAGGCGCTGGTTGAGCTGGGGATCGAGCCGGAGAAGGTGGCCGTGGTCTCGGGCATCGGCTGCTCCGGCAAGATCGGCAACTATATCAACTCCTACAACCTGCACACCGTCCACGGGCGGGCGCTGGCGGCGGCCCAGGGGCTGAAGCTGGCCAACCGGGAGCTGACGGTGATCGCGGCCGGCGGTGACGGCGACGGCTTCGCCATCGGCATGGGGCACTACATGCACGCCCTGCGGCGCAACGTGGACATCACCTATATCGTGATGGACAACATGATCTACGGCCTCACCAAGGGCCAGACCTCGCCCACCTCGGAGCACGGCTTCCAGACGAAGTCGACGCCGGCGGGCAACGTGGAGCGGACGGTGAATCAGCTGCAGCTGGCCATCGCCTCGGGCTGCGGCTTCGTGGCCAACGGCTTCTCGGCCAACCAGAAGCAGCTGGTGGAGATCATCAAGCGGGCGATCCAGCACCCGGGCTTCGCACTGGTGAATACGTATTCGCCGTGCGTTACGTTCAACAAGCAGAACACCTTCGACTTCTTCAAGCAGCACCTGACCAACCTGGACGAGGACCCGACCTACGACCGGCACGACCGCTTCGCGGCGATGAAGAAGCTGATGGAGACGGAGGAGCTGGTGACGGGCATCGTCTACGAGGACCCGAACTCGGTCCGGTACGAGGACCGCGTGGCCGGCTACCCGGCCGAGGGCATCGTCAACCGGGACTGGTCGGTGGACCCGGCGGTCTGGCAGAAGCTCGTGGATCAGTACAAGTAG
- a CDS encoding Gfo/Idh/MocA family protein, translating to MFEPVRLGISGLGGFGRFALDALARTPEVRVVAVHDVDGERAVRIGGAAGAAVCSTYAELVTHPEVEVVYLATPPSAHGPQALEALRNGRHVFVEKPLATSPDEADAIARLAAQAGRKVGINYVLRFNPIYRLARRIAASGLLGSLRHMSLENDAADENLPPGHWFWDPAVSGGIWVEHGVHFFDIAAHLAGARGEIQYSQAWRRAPEGPVDRVVAVARFGDVPATFYHAFDKPGRIERTTFRLAHDVGYIDVLGWMPVALEAEAILDEAGLSALTALVSGGILEMGAGRTAPIRAALDLVQGYPGQERRTRGRWADREVSHRVRLTVECPEGKMAVYARTIQAGVADFARGVRDPSYRPEVTLADAAASLGLAVAAAGGAVCAPTGP from the coding sequence TTGTTCGAACCAGTGCGTCTCGGCATCTCCGGCCTCGGCGGCTTCGGCCGGTTCGCCCTGGACGCCCTCGCCCGCACCCCTGAGGTCCGGGTGGTGGCCGTCCACGACGTCGACGGGGAGCGCGCCGTCCGGATCGGCGGCGCCGCGGGCGCGGCGGTCTGCTCCACCTACGCGGAACTGGTGACGCACCCGGAGGTGGAGGTGGTCTACCTGGCCACGCCGCCGTCCGCCCACGGCCCCCAGGCGCTGGAGGCCCTGCGGAACGGGCGCCACGTCTTCGTGGAGAAGCCGCTGGCCACGTCCCCGGACGAGGCCGACGCCATCGCACGCCTCGCGGCCCAGGCGGGGCGCAAGGTCGGCATCAACTACGTGCTCCGCTTCAACCCCATCTACCGGCTGGCCCGGCGCATCGCAGCAAGCGGGCTGCTGGGGTCCCTGCGCCACATGAGCCTGGAGAACGACGCCGCCGACGAGAACCTGCCTCCGGGCCACTGGTTCTGGGACCCGGCGGTGAGCGGCGGCATCTGGGTGGAGCACGGCGTCCACTTCTTCGACATCGCCGCACACCTGGCCGGCGCCCGGGGCGAGATCCAGTACAGCCAGGCCTGGCGGCGGGCCCCCGAGGGCCCCGTCGACCGGGTGGTGGCGGTGGCCCGCTTCGGCGACGTCCCCGCCACCTTCTACCACGCCTTCGACAAGCCCGGCCGCATCGAACGGACCACGTTCCGGCTGGCGCACGACGTGGGCTACATTGACGTCCTCGGCTGGATGCCGGTGGCGCTGGAAGCCGAGGCGATCCTGGACGAGGCCGGCCTCTCGGCGCTCACCGCCCTGGTCTCCGGCGGCATCCTGGAGATGGGGGCCGGGCGGACGGCGCCCATCCGGGCCGCCCTGGACCTGGTCCAGGGCTACCCGGGCCAGGAGCGGCGGACCCGCGGCCGGTGGGCGGACCGGGAGGTCAGCCACCGGGTGAGGCTCACCGTCGAGTGCCCCGAGGGCAAGATGGCGGTCTACGCCCGGACGATCCAGGCCGGCGTCGCCGACTTCGCCCGGGGCGTGCGGGACCCGTCCTACCGGCCCGAGGTGACCCTGGCGGACGCGGCGGCCTCCCTCGGCCTGGCCGTGGCCGCCGCCGGCGGGGCGGTCTGCGCACCGACCGGCCCCTGA
- a CDS encoding glycoside hydrolase family 130 protein yields the protein MLKLKRLSQQPILTPIRAHAWEREAVFNAGALYENGLFYLFYRAADNRFRLDRPEPRPEEKFVSSIGLAVSRDGVNFSRFDRPVFTPATEQEAWGVEDPRITRIGDTYYMLYTAFGGRDWYDYRPAIAWSQNLIDWQGREILLDEPNKDVALFPEKVGGRYVLLHRREPHIWIAFSEDLRHWTDHQVLMEALPGGWEAKKIGAAGPPHRTEAGWVLFYHAVDADHVYRLGVALLDLEDPTRVLARYPHPILEPETDWERYGLVPNVVFSCGSVEKDGAYYVYYGAGDCCMGVAAVDRSALLWHLTQSK from the coding sequence GTGCTGAAGCTCAAGCGCCTGTCGCAGCAGCCCATCCTCACACCGATCCGGGCGCACGCCTGGGAGCGGGAGGCCGTGTTCAACGCGGGCGCGCTCTACGAGAACGGGCTGTTCTACCTGTTCTACCGGGCGGCCGACAACCGCTTCCGCCTGGACCGCCCCGAACCGCGGCCGGAGGAGAAGTTCGTCTCCTCCATCGGCCTGGCGGTGTCGCGCGACGGCGTCAACTTCTCCCGGTTCGACCGGCCCGTCTTCACGCCCGCCACCGAGCAGGAGGCCTGGGGGGTGGAGGACCCGCGCATCACGCGCATCGGCGACACCTACTACATGCTCTACACGGCCTTCGGCGGCCGGGACTGGTATGACTACCGCCCGGCGATCGCCTGGTCGCAGAACCTCATCGACTGGCAGGGGCGGGAGATCCTGCTGGACGAGCCGAACAAGGACGTGGCCCTCTTCCCGGAGAAGGTGGGCGGGCGCTACGTGCTCCTGCACCGGCGCGAGCCCCACATCTGGATCGCCTTCTCCGAGGACCTGCGGCACTGGACCGACCACCAGGTGCTGATGGAGGCGCTGCCCGGCGGCTGGGAGGCGAAGAAGATCGGGGCCGCCGGCCCGCCCCACCGGACCGAGGCCGGGTGGGTGCTCTTCTACCACGCGGTGGACGCCGACCACGTCTACCGGCTGGGCGTGGCCCTGCTGGACCTGGAGGATCCCACCCGGGTCCTGGCCCGCTACCCGCACCCGATCCTCGAGCCCGAGACCGACTGGGAGCGGTACGGGCTGGTGCCCAACGTGGTCTTCTCGTGCGGCTCCGTGGAGAAGGACGGCGCGTACTACGTCTACTACGGCGCCGGCGACTGCTGCATGGGCGTGGCGGCCGTGGACCGGTCCGCGCTGCTCTGGCACCTCACGCAATCGAAGTAG